The Microbulbifer sp. YPW1 genome contains a region encoding:
- a CDS encoding sodium:proton antiporter codes for MDYADLTILALFVFAYCAISGRADRTPINGALVYTLFGLAFGAWGLGLLSFEMDSESLRTIAELTLALVLFSDAANSNLHVLRKTIVVPQRLLLIGLPLTIGLGILAGLFLFPELPVFEVAVLATMLAPTDAALGKAVVSNPAVPGFIRQGLNAESGLNDGICVPILFVFLALATGEVSAGAPGGLALKLVMEELGIGLLVGLGLTAILTLLLRSASRRGWIMDTWQQLPVITMALGCFGAAQWLGGSGFIAAFSGGLLFGWLAHAEKRELLKAAEGAGDVLALLTWVAFGAGVVAKALAHMTWEVVLYAVLSLTVVRMLPVYLCLIGTGPDLREKLFMGWFGPRGLASIVFAVIVLDHQLPGNDTLLLTVSITILLSVIAHGLTANAFAARIGRDEAGPGGASS; via the coding sequence ATGGATTACGCCGATCTCACCATTCTGGCGCTGTTTGTTTTTGCTTACTGCGCTATCAGCGGCCGTGCGGATCGCACGCCCATCAATGGCGCGCTGGTGTATACGCTGTTTGGATTGGCGTTTGGCGCCTGGGGACTTGGGCTGTTGAGTTTTGAAATGGACTCGGAGAGCCTGCGCACCATCGCGGAATTGACCTTGGCGCTGGTACTCTTTTCTGATGCAGCGAATTCCAACCTGCACGTCTTGCGCAAAACGATTGTCGTGCCCCAGCGCCTTCTCTTGATCGGTCTGCCGTTGACCATCGGGCTGGGTATTCTGGCCGGGCTGTTCCTGTTTCCCGAGCTGCCAGTATTCGAAGTGGCCGTGCTCGCCACCATGCTGGCGCCAACCGATGCAGCGCTCGGCAAGGCTGTGGTCTCTAACCCGGCGGTCCCCGGCTTTATTCGCCAGGGGCTGAATGCGGAAAGCGGCCTTAACGATGGTATCTGTGTTCCCATTCTGTTTGTGTTTCTCGCGCTCGCCACCGGGGAGGTATCGGCTGGAGCGCCGGGCGGGTTGGCGCTGAAACTGGTGATGGAAGAGCTGGGTATCGGCTTGTTGGTGGGCCTCGGACTGACAGCGATACTCACCCTACTATTGCGCAGCGCCAGCCGGCGCGGCTGGATCATGGACACCTGGCAACAATTGCCTGTTATCACCATGGCGCTCGGATGTTTTGGTGCGGCCCAGTGGTTGGGTGGCAGTGGTTTTATTGCGGCGTTCAGTGGCGGACTGCTGTTCGGCTGGCTGGCGCATGCGGAAAAACGCGAATTATTGAAGGCGGCGGAAGGTGCCGGGGATGTGCTCGCGCTGCTGACCTGGGTGGCATTCGGGGCCGGCGTGGTGGCCAAGGCGCTCGCACATATGACCTGGGAAGTCGTACTGTATGCGGTGCTTAGCCTGACCGTGGTGCGCATGCTGCCGGTGTATCTGTGCCTGATCGGGACCGGGCCCGATTTGCGCGAGAAACTGTTTATGGGGTGGTTCGGGCCACGGGGCCTCGCGAGCATTGTGTTTGCTGTTATCGTGCTCGATCACCAGCTTCCCGGGAACGACACACTTCTCCTGACAGTCTCCATCACCATTTTACTCAGTGTTATCGCCCACGGCTTAACCGCCAACGCCTTCGCGGCGCGTATTGGGCGCGACGAAGCCGGGCCGGGTGGAGCATCAAGCTAG
- a CDS encoding FUSC family protein produces the protein MDSTVISTALRSRATREAIKTALALVLTYWIALQANWDKPMWAGLAVALVSLDSLGLSLNKGMMRMLGTLVAAMVALILVGFFAQDRWLFMIALSLWVGGCTYMVLGSQRAYFWQVCGFVSVIICVGAATSQGGAFETAVLRTQQTGLGVLVYSLVAMLLWPSHSGDRFLDALADLHQKQRALYQAVITAGHGSVDIQQATKQLGELATAHRTLASLLDAAIADSYDIWEARSDWQRYVDRCKALTECLEQLAMFAPSDALQQLGTLIPSLDTFDAAIQQRFLWLTAPADGLVDKSQKAAHVLDVEKSRLTSLSLYDAGNLSVVRRQLRNLDTMTRELVSFRARIEGGAVAAQAAGQVSEPLVIGDTQAEPRRNTAHVANVSRTLDRDRLIATLRVMLTLWAAYLIYIYVEAVPGGPALVTLTGSLAMALAVVPQVSPLRLVIPVLLVTSLAAAIYLLVMPRLYTFWQLGLLLFCLSLLICRLFAAPAMQAVKAMTFSLFISISNIQSTQSYSFIAVADIAMAFVIVLALLSLASYIPASPRPEQVFRRLLKRFFLCAGRLFLKGGGMQERGSARGLRKNGRSSSLIATLATLPGKISNSAARVPVRLLPDASRDALDSLVTRVGALAFYSQTLAQHRPDNWEEPAALRQWRESVAGALFAMAEGLGAKGNETIDYRALAARLQLLLSEIESDVRSHVAQLETADASEVEQWLCRAGLLRGIGQSLVDVCRSVDEFNWRQWDDQRFF, from the coding sequence ATGGACAGCACAGTGATATCCACAGCGCTGCGCTCCAGAGCGACACGGGAGGCGATCAAGACGGCACTGGCGCTGGTGCTGACTTACTGGATCGCGCTGCAGGCAAACTGGGACAAGCCCATGTGGGCCGGTCTGGCCGTGGCGCTGGTGAGCCTGGATTCGCTCGGCTTATCCCTGAACAAAGGGATGATGCGGATGCTGGGCACACTGGTGGCGGCGATGGTTGCGCTGATACTGGTAGGTTTTTTTGCCCAGGACCGCTGGTTGTTCATGATCGCGCTTTCGCTGTGGGTAGGCGGCTGTACCTATATGGTGCTGGGTTCGCAGCGCGCCTACTTCTGGCAGGTTTGCGGATTTGTCAGTGTGATTATCTGTGTCGGTGCCGCAACCTCCCAGGGGGGCGCGTTTGAAACCGCGGTATTGCGTACCCAACAGACCGGGCTGGGGGTACTGGTTTACAGCCTGGTTGCCATGCTGCTTTGGCCCAGCCACAGCGGTGACAGGTTCCTCGATGCCCTCGCAGATCTGCATCAGAAACAACGCGCGCTGTATCAGGCGGTAATTACTGCCGGACATGGCTCCGTGGATATCCAGCAGGCAACCAAGCAGTTGGGGGAACTGGCGACGGCACACCGCACTCTGGCGAGTCTGCTCGACGCCGCGATTGCAGACAGCTACGACATCTGGGAGGCGCGCAGTGACTGGCAGCGGTATGTGGACCGCTGTAAAGCGCTCACCGAATGCCTGGAGCAACTGGCAATGTTCGCGCCGAGTGATGCTCTGCAGCAGCTTGGCACACTGATCCCTTCGCTCGACACATTCGACGCTGCCATACAGCAGCGTTTCCTGTGGCTCACTGCCCCGGCGGACGGGCTTGTGGATAAATCGCAGAAAGCCGCGCACGTATTGGACGTTGAGAAGAGCCGGCTGACATCTTTGTCACTGTACGATGCGGGAAACCTCTCCGTGGTTCGGCGCCAGCTCCGCAATCTCGACACCATGACCAGGGAGCTGGTGTCATTCAGGGCGCGTATCGAGGGTGGCGCCGTTGCGGCGCAGGCCGCGGGGCAAGTCAGCGAGCCTCTGGTTATTGGCGACACTCAGGCCGAGCCCCGCAGAAACACCGCACACGTCGCCAACGTTAGCCGCACACTGGACCGGGATCGCCTGATCGCGACCTTGCGCGTCATGTTGACTCTTTGGGCCGCATACCTCATTTACATTTACGTTGAGGCAGTGCCGGGTGGGCCTGCGCTGGTGACGCTGACCGGGTCGCTGGCCATGGCGTTGGCGGTAGTGCCACAGGTCTCTCCACTGCGGCTGGTAATCCCTGTGTTGCTGGTTACGTCGCTCGCGGCGGCGATCTATCTTCTGGTCATGCCCCGGCTGTACACCTTCTGGCAGCTGGGGCTGCTGCTGTTTTGTTTGAGCCTGCTGATTTGTCGGCTTTTCGCTGCCCCTGCCATGCAGGCGGTCAAGGCGATGACATTTTCCCTATTCATCTCTATCTCCAATATCCAGAGCACACAGTCCTACAGTTTTATCGCCGTTGCCGATATCGCCATGGCATTTGTTATCGTGCTGGCCTTGCTGTCACTGGCGTCCTACATTCCCGCGTCGCCGCGACCAGAGCAGGTTTTTCGGCGGCTTCTCAAGCGCTTCTTCTTGTGTGCCGGTCGGCTATTTCTGAAAGGCGGTGGTATGCAGGAGAGGGGAAGTGCCAGGGGGTTGCGGAAAAACGGGCGTAGCAGTTCGCTGATTGCGACGCTGGCTACACTTCCCGGGAAGATTTCAAACAGCGCGGCCCGCGTCCCTGTCCGGCTTTTGCCCGATGCGTCGCGCGATGCCCTCGACTCTCTGGTGACGCGAGTGGGTGCGCTAGCCTTCTATAGTCAAACTCTGGCGCAGCATCGCCCCGACAATTGGGAAGAGCCGGCCGCATTGCGGCAATGGCGTGAATCGGTGGCAGGCGCACTGTTCGCCATGGCTGAAGGCCTGGGTGCAAAGGGTAATGAGACCATCGACTACCGCGCGCTTGCGGCACGCCTGCAGCTATTACTTAGCGAAATCGAATCCGATGTGCGATCACACGTCGCGCAGCTGGAGACCGCAGACGCGAGTGAAGTCGAGCAGTGGCTGTGCCGCGCCGGGCTGCTCCGCGGTATCGGCCAGTCGCTGGTGGATGTGTGCCGTAGCGTGGATGAATTCAACTGGAGACAGTGGGATGACCAGCGTTTCTTTTGA
- a CDS encoding DUF1656 domain-containing protein, with translation MPVPHELSIAGIYLSPMLAAAFIGVLIALGVARLLDRFRLSRYFAHPALVLTSMSVIFTLLVGTLMIGI, from the coding sequence ATGCCTGTACCCCATGAACTCTCGATTGCGGGAATTTATCTCTCCCCCATGTTGGCCGCAGCGTTTATCGGTGTGCTGATTGCGCTTGGCGTGGCGCGATTACTGGACAGGTTTCGCTTGTCGCGATACTTCGCTCATCCCGCACTCGTGCTGACCAGTATGAGTGTGATCTTTACCTTGCTGGTAGGAACGTTAATGATCGGAATCTGA
- a CDS encoding HlyD family secretion protein produces MSKKIVFTSLVVLCAVLFVLLKNWYDLRNPWTRDGHVRAAVIQVTPNVSGQVVEMGVRDNEFVEQGVLLFQIDPRPFDAQLAQARAEYDRTGDNYLAQEQNVASVAAQLEVARAAVVQAESAIREIDAVIEKNAAELQRQQRLLPQRATSQKQVESAMAQHAVSLERRKGTEAALVQARARYNSAAAQLDEARATLGELGDANPNIRAARAALQEAQLNVEFARVTAPVAGYVTNLNLRVGSHAVANQPSLALIDADSFWIEGFFRETTVARIRPGDRALVTLMSYPDRPIEGQVESIGWGIAQQDGATGRDLLPQVRPTFEWIRLAQRIPVKIALGELPEGVLLRVGTSCSVKVLGGTAIPDEEARGYK; encoded by the coding sequence GTGTCCAAAAAAATTGTATTTACCTCTCTGGTGGTGCTGTGCGCGGTACTTTTTGTACTGCTCAAGAACTGGTACGACCTGCGTAATCCCTGGACGCGGGACGGGCATGTGCGCGCGGCGGTCATACAGGTCACGCCGAACGTGTCCGGCCAGGTGGTAGAGATGGGCGTGCGGGACAATGAGTTTGTCGAGCAGGGCGTGTTGCTATTTCAGATAGACCCGCGCCCGTTTGACGCGCAACTGGCGCAGGCCCGTGCCGAGTACGACCGCACCGGCGACAATTATCTGGCGCAGGAACAAAATGTCGCCTCGGTGGCGGCGCAACTCGAAGTGGCGCGTGCAGCGGTAGTGCAGGCGGAGAGTGCGATTCGTGAGATCGATGCGGTGATTGAGAAAAACGCCGCGGAACTGCAGCGCCAGCAGCGGCTGTTGCCCCAGCGGGCAACATCGCAGAAGCAGGTGGAGAGCGCCATGGCGCAGCACGCGGTATCACTGGAGCGGCGCAAGGGAACCGAAGCGGCGCTGGTTCAAGCGCGCGCCAGATATAACAGCGCAGCCGCCCAGCTGGATGAGGCCCGTGCGACCCTCGGTGAACTGGGCGATGCCAACCCTAATATCCGCGCAGCGCGCGCGGCCCTGCAGGAAGCGCAACTGAATGTGGAGTTTGCCCGTGTGACCGCGCCGGTTGCCGGTTACGTCACCAATTTGAATCTGCGGGTCGGCAGCCATGCGGTCGCCAATCAACCGTCGCTGGCATTGATCGATGCCGATAGCTTCTGGATCGAGGGATTCTTCCGCGAAACAACGGTAGCGAGAATCCGGCCCGGCGACCGCGCGCTGGTGACATTGATGAGTTATCCCGACCGCCCGATTGAAGGGCAGGTGGAAAGTATCGGTTGGGGCATCGCCCAGCAGGACGGGGCTACCGGGCGCGACCTGTTGCCGCAAGTACGCCCCACCTTCGAGTGGATACGACTGGCACAGCGGATACCCGTGAAAATTGCCCTGGGCGAATTGCCAGAGGGCGTATTGCTGCGGGTGGGCACCAGCTGTTCGGTAAAGGTGCTCGGTGGAACCGCGATACCGGATGAAGAAGCGCGTGGGTATAAGTAG
- a CDS encoding efflux transporter outer membrane subunit, whose translation MKTARKAPFATILAASVSITSCTLGPVYHPPAVPVADHWIERGESEISSSAPVAPLWWEQAFSDPRLDELVAIALEQNLSLRSATLRVMQSQQQLAIAVGNQFPQLQQLTGSAARFKQSNLILEEYDVGFNLSWELDMWGRFRGQVRSAAASMEASVAAYDGVLVSVVAQVAQIYIQIRTTQSRLEVARRNIVLQSQSLHIARAKADAGEVSDLDAEQAESLLYNTKAIVPGLESTLQQLKNSLAVLLGRTPGTLGDLLGSPGSIPVVPPQIAVGMPQDLLRQRPDIRGAERSLAAQGAQIGVARADLYPAFSIAGAIGSQAMDIGQLFEGETETWSIGGGFAWNLFNYGRLRSNVRLQDARFQQLLEDYRQTVLEAQADAENAIVAYLKSHQQLAMIERAAAASQRSVALSTAQYTNGLVGFNTVISTLTADANQQDQLAQARGAVAASLVQVYRALGGGWQVRGDLSPVELVPPETREEMEQRTGSWRKVFME comes from the coding sequence TTGAAGACCGCGAGGAAGGCGCCGTTCGCGACCATCCTCGCCGCCAGTGTGAGCATCACCAGCTGTACCCTGGGCCCGGTTTACCATCCCCCCGCAGTACCCGTGGCCGACCACTGGATCGAGCGCGGTGAGTCGGAGATCAGTAGCAGTGCACCGGTGGCTCCGTTGTGGTGGGAGCAGGCATTTTCCGATCCACGGCTGGATGAGCTGGTTGCCATCGCCCTGGAGCAAAATCTCAGTCTGCGTTCGGCAACCTTGCGCGTGATGCAGTCACAGCAACAGCTGGCCATTGCGGTGGGCAATCAGTTTCCACAGCTTCAGCAGCTCACCGGTTCTGCCGCGCGCTTCAAACAGAGCAACCTGATCCTCGAAGAGTATGACGTTGGCTTCAATCTCTCGTGGGAACTGGATATGTGGGGGCGCTTTCGCGGCCAGGTGCGCTCCGCCGCCGCATCGATGGAAGCCAGTGTGGCGGCTTACGACGGTGTGCTGGTGTCGGTGGTGGCCCAGGTCGCGCAGATTTATATCCAGATCCGTACCACCCAGAGTCGCTTGGAAGTAGCGCGCCGGAATATCGTACTGCAATCACAGAGCCTGCATATTGCGCGCGCCAAGGCCGATGCCGGCGAAGTGAGCGACCTGGATGCCGAGCAGGCCGAGTCGCTGTTGTACAACACCAAAGCCATTGTGCCGGGGTTGGAAAGTACCCTGCAGCAACTCAAGAACTCCCTTGCGGTATTGCTGGGGCGCACCCCGGGGACGCTGGGTGATCTGCTGGGCAGTCCCGGCAGCATTCCTGTTGTGCCCCCGCAGATCGCGGTGGGCATGCCGCAGGACTTATTACGTCAGCGTCCGGATATTCGCGGCGCAGAGCGCTCGCTGGCGGCACAGGGTGCGCAGATTGGTGTGGCGCGCGCAGATTTGTATCCGGCGTTTTCCATCGCCGGTGCGATTGGCTCGCAGGCCATGGACATCGGCCAGCTGTTTGAAGGGGAAACGGAAACCTGGAGCATCGGCGGCGGCTTCGCCTGGAACCTGTTCAACTACGGCCGGCTGCGCAGCAATGTGCGCCTGCAGGATGCGCGTTTCCAGCAGCTGCTGGAGGACTACAGGCAGACCGTACTCGAGGCCCAGGCCGATGCCGAGAATGCCATCGTCGCCTATCTGAAATCACACCAGCAGCTGGCGATGATCGAGCGCGCCGCGGCCGCTTCCCAGCGTTCGGTGGCGCTGTCCACCGCGCAGTACACCAATGGTCTGGTGGGCTTTAACACCGTGATCAGCACGCTCACCGCAGACGCGAACCAGCAGGATCAGCTAGCGCAGGCACGCGGTGCAGTAGCGGCCAGCCTGGTGCAGGTATACCGCGCGCTGGGCGGCGGTTGGCAGGTGCGCGGCGACCTCTCACCGGTTGAACTGGTACCGCCGGAAACCCGCGAGGAAATGGAACAGCGCACCGGTAGCTGGCGCAAGGTGTTCATGGAATGA
- a CDS encoding potassium channel family protein, which yields MLLKVLLIASALLVVNTMIHAVAMTLALRWSRHIAGLHPAHPFLPTGRPVVVSAVVLLMFFASVAEVMTWALVYRWLGAFSDAEPALYFSMVTYTTLGYGDIVLEGSLRLLSSFQAAIGIIMFGWTTAVVLAVVQRLYQKPQH from the coding sequence ATGCTGCTCAAAGTCCTGCTGATTGCATCAGCATTGCTGGTGGTCAACACAATGATTCACGCGGTGGCGATGACCCTCGCTCTCCGCTGGAGCCGGCACATTGCGGGATTGCACCCGGCACATCCATTCCTGCCTACCGGCAGGCCGGTGGTGGTATCCGCGGTGGTATTACTGATGTTCTTTGCCTCGGTGGCTGAGGTAATGACCTGGGCGCTGGTCTACCGCTGGCTGGGTGCGTTCAGTGATGCAGAGCCTGCGCTCTACTTCTCCATGGTGACTTACACCACACTGGGGTACGGGGATATCGTGCTCGAAGGCAGCCTGCGTTTGTTGTCTTCGTTTCAGGCGGCCATCGGTATCATCATGTTTGGCTGGACCACCGCCGTGGTGTTGGCGGTGGTTCAGCGGCTGTACCAAAAACCGCAGCACTAG
- a CDS encoding DUF3604 domain-containing protein, whose amino-acid sequence MRFPYSVLLLAALLPACSSETDNKASPDTTDRPDSTMPESSSAAETADTTEAQTADTNTTVTEIPRNPNRDVYFGNLHVHTRWSFDAYINEAWVDPDAAYRWAKGEKIPPGETGKPLKIGVPLDWYIVSDHAEYLGVLPLMEDPDSPISKHPLAADITGDDPKKSFDAYGQILDGISNMKVDPTLGDKKQSRSLWSEVVKIADAHYEPGKFTTMPGYEWTSNPDWRNLHRVVFFRDSAKVPDAPFSALDSSTPEDLWRWMDGQRKAGNDLLAIAHNGNASDGLMFPVDKSYGGSTLNKEYAEARMRNEPVYEITQIKGTSETHPALFPNDEFGSFELWDYTLAPTATPPEHKKGGYAREALIRGLKLESEGNGNPFKFGFIGDSDTHNGASAIEEDNYTGKFGFEIDPKHRLEGPPGVDAAGAKQVRSFSSGGVAAVWAEANTRDGIFEAIQRKETFATSGPRLKVRFFGGFDMAGVSLGSEDGVKQAYAKGVPMGGDLPAASDTAPTFIVQALKEADGANLDRIQIVKGWVDESGEQQSKIYDIALSGDRKPGPDGKIPPVGNTVNEKDATYKNTIGDNQLMATWTDPDFDPAQYAFYYARVLQIPTPRWSTYDAARTGLKRPQDLPVSIQERAWTSPIWYTPQQ is encoded by the coding sequence ATGCGATTCCCCTACTCTGTTCTGTTACTTGCGGCCCTGCTTCCTGCCTGTAGCAGTGAGACCGATAACAAGGCGTCGCCAGATACCACCGACAGGCCGGATTCAACCATGCCTGAGAGCAGCAGCGCGGCAGAGACGGCAGACACAACAGAGGCACAAACGGCTGACACTAATACCACGGTCACCGAAATACCGCGCAACCCGAACCGCGATGTCTACTTCGGTAATCTGCACGTACACACTCGCTGGTCTTTCGACGCTTATATCAATGAGGCCTGGGTGGATCCCGATGCGGCCTACCGTTGGGCCAAGGGCGAGAAGATTCCCCCGGGTGAGACCGGCAAGCCCCTGAAAATAGGCGTCCCCCTGGACTGGTATATCGTCTCTGACCACGCGGAGTACCTGGGCGTGCTACCGCTGATGGAAGACCCGGACAGCCCGATCAGCAAGCATCCACTGGCTGCCGATATCACCGGCGACGACCCGAAAAAATCCTTCGATGCCTACGGCCAGATCCTCGATGGCATCTCCAATATGAAGGTGGATCCGACTCTCGGCGACAAAAAACAGTCAAGGTCACTCTGGTCGGAGGTGGTAAAAATTGCCGACGCACATTATGAGCCAGGGAAATTCACCACCATGCCGGGATATGAGTGGACTTCAAACCCCGACTGGAGAAACCTGCATCGAGTCGTCTTTTTCCGCGACAGCGCCAAAGTGCCGGATGCCCCTTTCTCCGCCCTCGACTCCAGCACGCCCGAGGACCTTTGGCGCTGGATGGACGGGCAGCGCAAAGCCGGTAACGACCTTCTCGCCATTGCACACAACGGCAATGCCAGCGACGGACTCATGTTCCCCGTGGATAAGTCGTACGGCGGCAGCACGTTGAATAAGGAATACGCCGAGGCGCGTATGCGCAACGAGCCAGTGTATGAAATCACCCAGATCAAGGGCACCTCTGAGACCCACCCGGCACTGTTTCCCAATGATGAATTCGGCAGTTTCGAGCTCTGGGACTACACGCTGGCACCCACCGCAACCCCGCCCGAGCACAAGAAAGGCGGCTACGCGCGGGAAGCCCTGATCCGCGGGCTCAAGCTTGAAAGCGAGGGCAACGGCAACCCGTTCAAATTCGGGTTTATCGGCGACTCGGACACCCACAATGGGGCGTCAGCGATCGAAGAAGACAACTACACCGGCAAGTTCGGTTTTGAAATCGATCCCAAGCACAGACTGGAAGGCCCGCCCGGGGTAGATGCGGCTGGCGCGAAACAGGTGCGGAGTTTCAGCTCTGGTGGTGTGGCGGCGGTGTGGGCGGAAGCCAACACTCGTGACGGTATTTTTGAAGCGATCCAACGCAAGGAAACCTTCGCCACCTCCGGGCCGCGCCTCAAGGTACGTTTCTTTGGCGGCTTCGACATGGCAGGTGTTTCCCTTGGCAGCGAGGATGGCGTAAAGCAGGCCTATGCGAAGGGTGTGCCCATGGGCGGCGATTTACCCGCAGCAAGCGACACGGCGCCGACCTTTATCGTGCAGGCACTCAAGGAAGCGGACGGGGCCAATCTCGACCGTATCCAGATCGTGAAAGGCTGGGTGGATGAATCCGGGGAACAGCAGTCCAAGATTTATGACATCGCCCTGTCCGGTGACCGCAAGCCCGGCCCCGACGGCAAGATTCCTCCGGTGGGTAATACCGTAAACGAAAAGGACGCGACCTATAAAAACACCATCGGCGACAACCAGTTAATGGCCACCTGGACAGATCCCGATTTTGATCCCGCGCAGTACGCCTTCTACTACGCCCGTGTATTACAGATTCCTACCCCACGCTGGTCTACCTACGATGCCGCGCGCACGGGCCTCAAACGGCCGCAGGACCTGCCGGTGAGTATTCAGGAACGCGCGTGGACATCGCCGATCTGGTACACACCCCAACAGTAA
- a CDS encoding multidrug efflux SMR transporter: MSWIYLLVAGALEVVWAFSMKQSQGFTRLTPSLITLVTMVGSFWLLAVALRTIPLGTAYTIWTGIGAIGAFLVGIMFLAEPVNTMRIVAAILIVSGLVLMKLSAS, encoded by the coding sequence ATGTCCTGGATCTACCTTCTCGTTGCCGGTGCCCTTGAAGTTGTTTGGGCCTTCTCCATGAAGCAATCCCAAGGCTTCACCCGGCTTACGCCTTCCCTGATTACGCTAGTCACCATGGTCGGCAGCTTCTGGCTGTTGGCCGTCGCCCTGAGGACCATCCCGCTCGGCACGGCATATACCATCTGGACAGGTATCGGTGCTATCGGCGCTTTTCTGGTGGGCATTATGTTTTTGGCGGAGCCGGTGAATACGATGCGAATTGTTGCGGCGATTCTGATTGTGTCGGGGTTGGTGCTGATGAAACTTTCCGCGAGCTGA
- a CDS encoding tRNA-uridine aminocarboxypropyltransferase, with protein sequence MYSTTFTRLREQELAKSTKPFQAKGKSVKRCPDCQMGDFACMCAWRPQSESPVDFALLVHRKELFKPTNTGRLIVDVFPRTNVFLWNRLEAPEGLERLLNDPQRQCFVVFPADGTENCSREVTRTLPPASGKKTTLILLDGTWKQCSRMIGLSRWLDRVPCLSLPETLVRSYSVRDSGRSHRFSTAEAAISCLLLAGEEDSAGVLQHYFSLFNQHYLATRGCYLPERGESHAVLEAYTSQLKAG encoded by the coding sequence ATGTATTCCACCACATTCACCCGACTTCGCGAGCAGGAGCTCGCCAAGTCCACCAAGCCCTTTCAGGCCAAAGGTAAAAGTGTAAAACGCTGCCCCGACTGCCAGATGGGGGACTTTGCGTGTATGTGCGCGTGGCGGCCGCAAAGCGAGAGTCCGGTAGATTTCGCGCTGCTGGTACACCGCAAGGAACTGTTCAAGCCAACCAATACCGGCCGCCTGATCGTCGACGTCTTTCCCCGGACGAATGTATTCCTGTGGAACCGGCTTGAAGCGCCGGAGGGGCTGGAGCGCCTGCTGAATGATCCGCAGCGGCAGTGCTTTGTGGTATTCCCGGCAGACGGTACCGAAAACTGTTCGCGGGAGGTGACCCGTACGTTGCCGCCTGCGAGTGGCAAAAAAACAACACTGATCCTGCTCGACGGCACCTGGAAACAGTGCAGTCGTATGATCGGCCTCAGCCGCTGGCTGGATCGCGTGCCCTGCCTGAGCCTGCCCGAGACCCTGGTGCGATCCTATTCCGTGCGGGATTCCGGCAGGAGTCACCGTTTCTCAACCGCGGAAGCGGCCATCAGCTGTCTGTTGCTGGCTGGCGAAGAGGATTCGGCCGGGGTTCTTCAGCACTACTTTTCGTTGTTTAACCAGCATTATCTGGCGACCCGGGGCTGTTACTTGCCCGAGCGGGGAGAGAGTCATGCGGTGCTGGAAGCGTATACCAGCCAATTAAAGGCGGGATAA